One part of the Humulus lupulus chromosome 9, drHumLupu1.1, whole genome shotgun sequence genome encodes these proteins:
- the LOC133802609 gene encoding uncharacterized protein LOC133802609 yields the protein MMLIAWNNFLDDECIAIKNAIEDIPIVLAKRVKVGSYKGVSIATIVQSFLLIEPKLPAGDVLMDWCVQPIMSFYTSVKIKCMIPLHLPYRHQMVISKIFPQYITSALHKGHKGKGVGRSCVQVHLKDNTTALPATIFGSVAKQFLNCSTTQLLQLINEGVCCIFLWAFKRKEKKERKNGNFENKGSPAIRIRPVPPLRLRPTPAPGPPKASCCSPLSPAGPNLPRPSPFLSQLPPEATPLSSHLPP from the exons ATGATGCTAATAGCGTGGAATAACTTTTTGGATGATGAATGTATAGCAATTAAAAATGCAATTGAAGACATTCCAATCGTGCTTGCTAAGCGCGTTAAAGTGGGATCATATAAAG GTGTCTCAATAGCAACTATTGTACAGAGTTTTTTGTTGATTGAACCTAAACTACCTGCAGGTGATGTTCTGATGGATTGGT GCGTGCAACCAATAATGAGTTTTTACACTAGCGTCAAAATAAAATGTATGATTCCTCTTCATCTGCCATACCGCCATCAGATGGTGATTTCAAAGATCTTTCCACAATATATAACATCTGCCCTTCACAAG GGACATAAGGGAAAAGGAGTTGGCAGATCTTGTGTACAAGTCCATCTGAAAGACAACACAACTGCGTTACCCGCGACTATCTTTGGCTCTGTTGCAAAGCAGTTTCTTAATTGTTCTACAACTCAACTTCTCCAATTAATAAATGAG ggagtatgCTGTATTTTTCTTTGGGCTTTTAAacgtaaggaaaagaaagaaagaaaaaatggcaaTTTTGAAAACAAAGGCTCACCAGCCATAAGAATCAGGCCTGTGCCTCCCTTGCGCCTTCGGCCTACTCCAGCACCAGGCCCACCCAAAGCCAGCTGCTGTTCCCCTCTTTCTCCAGCTGGGCCGAACCTGCCCAGGCCCAGCCCGTTTCTCTCCCAGCTGCCTCCTGAAGCAACTCCCTTGTCCAGCCATTTGCCCCCTTAA